A genome region from Hymenobacter tibetensis includes the following:
- a CDS encoding xanthine dehydrogenase family protein molybdopterin-binding subunit: MNEQPLFKDGVVGDRMNRVDGRLKVTGAAQYSAEYQIPGLVHGFLVGSTIAKGRIKSIDTKAAERAPGVLAVITHLNSIKVPGHANRSQPDEPATTGQPLRVFNNDRIVFNDQPIAIVVADTLERARYAAGLVKTQYEADKHATNFNAHTDRAKVPAQAKKNPKSPQADHDRGQVDGYKTAPVKLEMEYVIPSEMHNPMELQSIIAHWEAPDKLTVYDKVQAVKGTQRAFAKDWGIPEENVRVIATFVGGAFGNGLHNWPHETAAIIAAKQVNRPVKLVLTREQMFTMVGYRPYTWQRIGIGATPDGKLVGITHEATGQTSTYEDFTESTVQQTRMMYTSPNVSTRYRILPLDISTPIWMRGPGEATGAFALESAMDELAFALNIDPMEFRLRNYTDVDPDNGKPWSTKYLKECYQMGADRIGWKNRQLKPGMLKQGDWLVGYGMGVGTFGANRGRSKASARLLADGTVVLQSATTDIGPGTGTVMVQLAADALKMPPEKVRFELGNSLFPDAPSQGGSATVNTVGSAVVEACAALKEKLHQLAGPAFSAAKPADIVIQGNQLSLANNAATKVAYADLIKQNNGQEVAVLIESKPGDERQKYSMYSFSVHFAEVHVHQLTGEVRVKKMVSCADAGTIVNHKTAGNQMIGGAVGGIGMALTEGATMDDRFGRYITKDLADYHVPVHADAPHIEVAFVDKPDLIVDSMGTKGIGEIAIIGAAPAIANAVFNATGKRIRELPITPDKLI, translated from the coding sequence ATGAACGAGCAACCTCTCTTCAAAGACGGCGTGGTGGGCGACCGAATGAACCGTGTAGACGGCCGCCTGAAAGTAACCGGCGCCGCGCAATACTCCGCCGAATACCAGATACCGGGCCTCGTGCACGGCTTTTTGGTGGGCAGCACCATTGCCAAAGGACGCATCAAAAGCATCGATACCAAAGCGGCCGAGCGTGCTCCGGGGGTGCTGGCCGTTATTACGCACCTGAACTCCATCAAGGTACCCGGTCACGCCAACCGCAGCCAACCCGACGAGCCTGCCACTACTGGGCAGCCACTCCGGGTATTCAACAACGATAGAATCGTTTTCAACGACCAGCCTATTGCTATTGTGGTGGCCGACACGTTGGAGCGGGCACGCTACGCGGCGGGCTTGGTGAAAACCCAGTACGAAGCCGACAAGCACGCCACCAACTTCAACGCGCACACCGACCGAGCCAAGGTGCCGGCCCAGGCGAAAAAGAACCCCAAGTCACCGCAGGCTGACCACGACCGAGGCCAGGTGGACGGCTACAAAACTGCTCCAGTGAAGCTGGAAATGGAATATGTAATTCCTTCGGAGATGCATAATCCCATGGAATTGCAGTCCATCATTGCTCATTGGGAAGCTCCCGACAAGCTGACCGTGTACGACAAAGTGCAGGCAGTGAAGGGCACCCAACGCGCCTTCGCCAAAGACTGGGGCATTCCGGAAGAAAACGTGAGAGTAATTGCCACGTTTGTGGGCGGGGCGTTCGGGAATGGTCTGCACAACTGGCCCCACGAAACGGCGGCCATCATTGCCGCCAAGCAAGTGAACCGGCCGGTGAAGCTGGTGCTCACACGCGAGCAAATGTTCACGATGGTAGGCTACCGCCCCTACACCTGGCAGCGCATTGGCATTGGGGCCACCCCCGACGGCAAGCTGGTGGGTATCACGCACGAAGCCACCGGCCAAACCTCCACGTACGAGGACTTCACCGAGTCAACGGTGCAGCAAACGCGCATGATGTACACGAGCCCCAATGTGAGCACGCGCTACCGGATTCTACCGCTCGACATCAGTACGCCTATCTGGATGCGGGGGCCAGGGGAAGCTACTGGGGCGTTTGCGTTGGAATCGGCTATGGATGAACTGGCGTTTGCTCTGAACATAGACCCCATGGAGTTCCGCCTGCGCAACTACACCGACGTTGACCCCGACAACGGCAAGCCGTGGTCGACTAAGTACCTGAAGGAATGCTACCAGATGGGCGCCGACCGAATTGGGTGGAAAAACCGCCAACTCAAGCCGGGTATGCTCAAGCAAGGCGACTGGCTAGTAGGCTACGGCATGGGTGTAGGCACATTTGGCGCCAACCGAGGCCGGTCGAAGGCTAGTGCGCGGCTGCTTGCCGATGGTACCGTGGTGCTGCAAAGCGCCACTACCGACATTGGCCCTGGCACCGGCACCGTGATGGTGCAGCTGGCCGCCGATGCCCTGAAGATGCCCCCAGAAAAAGTGCGCTTCGAGTTAGGTAATTCTCTTTTCCCAGACGCACCCTCGCAAGGGGGTTCGGCTACCGTGAACACCGTGGGTTCGGCCGTGGTGGAAGCCTGCGCTGCGCTCAAGGAAAAGCTGCATCAATTGGCCGGACCAGCATTTAGCGCCGCCAAGCCAGCGGACATCGTTATTCAAGGCAACCAACTTTCGCTGGCCAACAATGCTGCCACCAAGGTGGCATATGCCGACCTCATCAAGCAGAACAACGGCCAGGAGGTGGCAGTACTCATCGAGTCCAAGCCGGGCGACGAGCGGCAGAAGTATTCTATGTATTCGTTTTCGGTGCATTTTGCGGAAGTACACGTGCATCAGCTAACAGGTGAGGTGCGGGTGAAAAAGATGGTTTCCTGCGCTGATGCGGGCACCATCGTCAACCACAAAACGGCCGGCAACCAAATGATAGGCGGCGCTGTGGGCGGTATTGGCATGGCCCTAACCGAAGGTGCCACAATGGACGACCGGTTTGGCCGCTACATCACCAAAGACCTAGCCGACTACCACGTTCCCGTCCATGCCGACGCCCCGCACATTGAAGTAGCCTTTGTGGACAAGCCCGACCTTATTGTGGATTCTATGGGCACAAAAGGCATCGGTGAAATAGCCATTATTGGAGCGGCTCCCGCCATTGCCAATGCTGTGTTCAACGCCACTGGCAAACGTATTCGCGAACTGCCCATTACGCCGGACAAGCTGATTTAA
- a CDS encoding FAD binding domain-containing protein: MNQFQYVRPAKPKAAIEARVKDQNSQFIAGGTNLLDLMKRGVMNPERLIDISRLPLDKLERQGNTFRIGSMALNATVADDKQVLEKLPLLAQALNAGASAQLRNMATIGGNMLQRTRCPYFYDTALPCNKREPGSGCGALEGYNRMHAIFGFSDKCIAVHPSDMSVALVALDATVLVSGPKGDRRIPFAELHRLPGDIPQKDTTLEPGELITAVEVPEGPFTKNVHYLKVRERASYAFALVSVAAALQLENNVIKDARLAMGGVAHKPWRLTEAEKSLVGKPATEATFQAAAEIAMRGAKAFKHNAFKLKLGPNAIVQALKNATNVA; this comes from the coding sequence ATGAACCAGTTTCAATACGTACGGCCCGCCAAGCCCAAAGCAGCCATTGAGGCGCGGGTGAAAGACCAGAACTCCCAGTTCATTGCGGGCGGCACCAACCTGCTCGACCTTATGAAGCGCGGGGTAATGAATCCAGAGCGCCTCATCGACATCAGCCGCCTGCCCCTCGACAAGCTAGAGCGCCAAGGCAACACGTTTCGCATTGGCTCCATGGCACTGAACGCCACCGTGGCCGACGACAAGCAGGTGCTGGAGAAGCTGCCACTGCTGGCACAGGCATTGAACGCTGGGGCTTCGGCGCAGCTTCGCAACATGGCCACTATCGGGGGCAACATGCTACAGCGCACCCGCTGCCCCTATTTCTACGACACGGCGCTGCCTTGCAACAAGCGGGAGCCTGGCTCCGGCTGTGGCGCGCTGGAAGGCTACAACCGCATGCACGCCATTTTCGGCTTCTCCGACAAGTGCATCGCCGTGCACCCCTCCGACATGAGTGTGGCCCTAGTTGCCCTGGATGCTACCGTGCTGGTCAGTGGGCCTAAAGGCGACCGGCGCATTCCGTTTGCGGAGCTGCACCGCCTGCCCGGCGATATACCGCAGAAGGATACCACCTTAGAACCTGGGGAGCTGATAACGGCGGTGGAAGTGCCCGAAGGTCCTTTCACCAAGAACGTGCATTACCTGAAGGTGCGCGAGCGGGCGTCGTACGCGTTTGCGCTGGTATCGGTAGCGGCGGCGCTGCAACTGGAAAACAACGTTATCAAGGATGCCCGCTTGGCGATGGGTGGCGTAGCGCACAAGCCCTGGCGGCTGACGGAAGCGGAAAAGTCGTTGGTAGGAAAGCCAGCCACCGAAGCTACTTTTCAAGCTGCTGCCGAAATAGCTATGCGGGGCGCCAAGGCGTTCAAGCACAACGCATTTAAATTGAAGCTAGGGCCCAACGCCATTGTGCAGGCCCTAAAAAACGCTACTAACGTGGCGTAA
- a CDS encoding (2Fe-2S)-binding protein: protein MADEISDSKPENEERSHDAARRNFLKQSSVLTALALTPGPVVQAAAAEWDEKIAAPFEKVPLKLAVNGKSYKLSVEPRVTLLDLLREQMHLTGTKKGCDYGQCGACTVHIDGKRVNSCLVLAVMQDGREITTIEGLAKGDDLHPMQEAFIKNDGFQCGYCTPGQIMSAVACIREGKANSETEIKEFMSGNICRCGAYPNIVSAIQEVKNGGQKV, encoded by the coding sequence ATGGCCGACGAAATATCTGATTCCAAGCCGGAAAACGAAGAACGCAGCCACGATGCGGCGCGCCGGAACTTCCTCAAGCAATCCTCGGTGCTCACGGCGCTGGCCCTTACGCCGGGCCCGGTAGTGCAAGCCGCCGCCGCCGAGTGGGACGAGAAGATTGCAGCACCTTTCGAAAAAGTACCGCTTAAGCTGGCCGTGAACGGCAAAAGCTATAAGCTGTCGGTGGAGCCGCGCGTGACGCTGCTGGATCTGCTTCGCGAGCAGATGCACCTGACCGGCACCAAGAAAGGCTGCGACTACGGCCAGTGTGGGGCCTGCACGGTGCATATAGATGGCAAGCGGGTTAATTCCTGCTTAGTGCTAGCCGTCATGCAGGACGGGCGCGAAATTACCACCATCGAAGGCCTCGCCAAAGGCGACGACCTGCACCCTATGCAGGAAGCCTTTATTAAGAACGACGGCTTTCAGTGTGGCTACTGCACGCCCGGCCAGATTATGTCGGCGGTGGCCTGCATTCGGGAAGGCAAGGCCAATTCTGAGACCGAAATTAAAGAATTCATGAGCGGCAACATCTGCCGCTGCGGTGCTTACCCCAACATTGTGAGTGCTATTCAGGAAGTTAAAAACGGAGGGCAAAAAGTATGA
- a CDS encoding T9SS type A sorting domain-containing protein encodes MKHFLLFASLLGSTLTTFAQAPLPERTLRNTPTNPALAPIEALLKRNEAARPTTTVRQASRISTYLWNRTTSQWGSGSIATYTYDAQGRTIGVVRTDSATQVPSTRTTYTYNATGQLSRYLDETWQGSAWQNFNQELFTYDGQNRRTEYLNQNWINGAWQNSYRDQYTYNAQGYFTQVLYQRWANNAWSTFGGQQYSYTFDTAGRMSEQQYTPWNTNLGTFVLEGRYLYTYTGTSTNYSSYDYQTWNANTNSWLSSSRYTFAYNTQGRISSYEAQLWNGTTWQPNLRTTYTYLASGQDYTSLTEQFLNGTWQNYTRYNNTYDLQGTYLGVIFEDWLNNTWVYVFGTRYTVGYNANNDLARRLTQNVDYTTSTLVNYEKSFYSDYQTITLGNKAKAQVAEMQLSPNPTSGKVTLALSGFQGSGEAQVVVSNTLGQTVQQVTVRPQAGILRQTLHLAGLPAGVYSVSVHTPTGIVTKKLLHE; translated from the coding sequence ATGAAGCACTTTTTACTGTTTGCCTCGCTGCTCGGCAGCACCCTGACCACTTTTGCGCAAGCACCACTGCCAGAGCGCACGCTCCGAAACACGCCTACCAATCCAGCTTTAGCTCCCATTGAAGCCTTACTAAAGCGCAACGAAGCAGCCCGGCCTACAACCACTGTGCGCCAAGCAAGCAGAATCTCAACTTACCTCTGGAACCGTACTACTTCGCAATGGGGCTCTGGTAGTATAGCCACGTACACCTATGATGCTCAAGGGCGCACCATAGGCGTTGTCCGCACAGATTCCGCAACCCAGGTGCCAAGCACCCGCACTACGTATACGTACAACGCCACAGGTCAACTGAGCCGCTATCTTGATGAAACATGGCAGGGCTCGGCATGGCAGAATTTTAACCAGGAACTATTTACATACGATGGGCAAAATAGAAGAACCGAGTATCTGAACCAGAATTGGATCAATGGCGCCTGGCAAAACTCTTACCGCGACCAATACACTTACAATGCGCAAGGGTATTTTACGCAGGTGCTTTATCAGCGCTGGGCTAATAATGCCTGGAGTACTTTTGGCGGGCAACAGTATAGCTACACATTTGATACCGCAGGTAGAATGAGTGAACAGCAGTATACCCCCTGGAATACCAATCTAGGCACCTTCGTTCTCGAAGGCCGCTACCTTTATACCTACACAGGAACCAGTACTAATTACAGTAGCTACGACTACCAGACCTGGAACGCCAACACGAATAGCTGGCTCAGCAGCTCGCGTTATACTTTTGCTTACAATACGCAGGGCCGTATTAGCTCCTATGAAGCTCAACTCTGGAATGGTACTACATGGCAGCCTAACCTTCGCACCACGTACACTTATCTGGCTAGCGGCCAGGACTATACCTCTTTAACTGAGCAATTTTTGAATGGCACTTGGCAGAACTATACGCGCTATAATAACACCTATGACCTACAAGGCACATATCTCGGGGTCATTTTCGAGGACTGGCTGAACAATACTTGGGTTTATGTTTTCGGCACCCGTTACACTGTCGGCTACAATGCCAACAACGACTTAGCTAGACGCTTGACGCAAAACGTAGACTATACTACAAGCACACTAGTGAATTATGAAAAATCCTTTTATTCCGACTATCAAACTATCACGCTCGGCAACAAGGCAAAAGCTCAGGTAGCAGAGATGCAACTCTCGCCCAACCCTACCAGCGGTAAGGTCACGCTGGCGCTCAGTGGTTTTCAAGGCAGCGGCGAGGCGCAAGTAGTAGTTTCGAACACATTGGGCCAGACGGTACAGCAAGTGACTGTGCGGCCACAGGCCGGCATATTGCGTCAGACGCTGCACCTGGCGGGACTACCGGCCGGCGTGTACTCGGTAAGCGTACACACACCCACAGGAATCGTAACCAAGAAACTACTACACGAGTAG